The proteins below come from a single Rosa rugosa chromosome 2, drRosRugo1.1, whole genome shotgun sequence genomic window:
- the LOC133732558 gene encoding licodione synthase-like, with amino-acid sequence MALELVLLFVLGTISLLFFIRRVLNHTHRVQHLPPSPLALPIIGHFHLLGPLIHRSFQALSFRFGPIFSLRLGSVPCIVVTSPKLAKEFLKTHELSFISHARSNAIERITYDSSLAFSPYGPYWKFIKKVTVNELLSSHSVNKFHSIRADEYTRLLRLFSERAESCRAVNLSEELPRLCHNVIGQMMLGKYSTAVLSNTERAEEARLVVREATRIFGELNLCDFNMVWKKLDFQGFGKRIEDTHVKFDDLVENIVNQREKLRIKNNKMNEGEEDEKEVKDFLSILLDMLEDESGQHKEVGFSRVHIKALITDLFTASTDTTAIAMEWALAELINHPIVLEKAREEIDSIVGNGRLVEESDGPNLPYIQAIIKETFRLHPPVPMVTRISVEDCKVGEYVIPTNTMLFVNNWAIGRDPKYWEKPLDFWPERFLEHIGGGHTSGMDVRGQHFQFLPFGSGRRICPGINLTMNMVPSLVAAMIQCFDWKVIPSKKLNNDDVVEMDEKPGLTTPRAHDLVCFPVARFNLLNILKP; translated from the exons ATGGCACTTGAGCTAGTCCTACTCTTTGTTTTGGGCACTatatctcttcttttctttatcaGGAGAGTTCTAAACCACACTCACCGTGTTCAACACCTCCCTCCAAGCCCTTTAGCTTTGCCCATCATTGGCCACTTCCACCTTCTTGGCCCTCTCATCCACCGCTCGTTCCAAGCTTTATCGTTCCGGTTTGGCCCTATATTTTCCCTCCGCCTCGGCTCCGTCCCATGCATTGTCGTAACCTCTCCTAAGCTCGCAAAAGAGTTCCTCAAAACCCATGAACTCTCCTTCATATCCCATGCTCGGTCCAATGCCATCGAACGCATAACCTATGACTCTTCGTTAGCATTTTCGCCCTACGGACCCTATTGGAAGTTTATCAAGAAGGTAACGGTGAACGAGCTCCTTAGTAGCCATAGCGTCAACAAGTTTCATTCCATTAGGGCGGATGAGTACACTCGGCTCCTGAGGCTGTTTTCTGAGAGAGCCGAGAGTTGTCGGGCTGTGAACCTCAGTGAAGAGCTACCGAGGCTTTGCCACAATGTGATAGGCCAGATGATGCTTGGAAAGTACTCCACTGCGGTTTTGAGCAACACAGAGCGGGCTGAGGAGGCGAGGTTGGTGGTTAGGGAGGCGACGAGGATCTTCGGAGAGTTGAACTTATGTGATTTTAATATGGTATGGAAGAAACTGGACTTCCAGGGGTTTGGGAAGAGAATCGAGGACACACATGTCAAGTTTGATGATTTGGTGGAGAATATTGTTAATCAACGTGAAAAACTGAGAATTAAGAACAATAAAATGAATGAAGGAGAAGAGGATGAGAAGGAGGTCAAGGATTTTCTAAGCATTTTGCTTGATATGTTGGAAGATGAGAGTGGTCAACACAAGGAGGTTGGATTTTCAAGAGTTCACATTAAGGCTCTAATTACG gatttgTTCACGGCTAGTACTGACACAACAGCTATTGCAATGGAGTGGGCATTAGCGGAGCTCATCAATCACCCAATAGTGCTCGAGAAAGCAAGGGAGGAGATCGATAGCATAGTTGGGAATGGACGACTAGTGGAAGAATCAGATGGTCCAAATCTTCCATACATCCAAGCTATCATAAAAGAAACTTTTAGGCTACACCCACCCGTGCCTATGGTCACAAGAATATCAGTAGAAGATTGTAAGGTCGGGGAATATGTTATTCCAACAAATACAATGCTTTTTGTAAACAATTGGGCCATTGGAAGAGATCCGAAATACTGGGAAAAACCATTAGACTTTTGGCCGGAAAGATTCTTAGAACACATTGGGGGTGGCCATACAAGTGGAATGGATGTTAGAGGCCaacattttcaatttcttccaTTTGGGTCCGGGAGGAGGATATGTCCCGGTATCAACTTGACCATGAATATGGTTCCTAGTTTAGTAGCAGCTATGATTCAGTGCTTTGATTGGAAGGTTATTCCTAGCAAGAAGTTGAACAATGATGATGTCGTTGAAATGGATGAAAAGCCTGGATTGACAACTCCAAGAGCCCATGATCTTGTGTGTTTTCCGGTAGCTCGCTTCAATTTACTCAATATTCTTAAACCTTGA